Proteins encoded together in one Bacteroides zoogleoformans window:
- a CDS encoding sensor histidine kinase — protein sequence MERRIKIIWALSFASMILIVAGQGYWLWNQYQYKNGEYEEEIRRCVMDAVAANDSVRRMQPKKVFIKPNVSFYNTNVDMRADRDSATGKAKECYTRTFIIGSTFADSLRTIKKIAKTADADFNLNISIDSVVHKEKIVIYGDDKALFDMSFTEAINAYQLQVDVPFTLQRFDSVLAAKLGDMTFETKLTMRPDTLYQWAETVERLGNGLRPVLRIVYPYNPLKRELVQIDVRIRPHTLLLRMGRQLLGSLFLIFLLAVCLLLQIKTILKQRRIDELRKSFVNTMIHELKRPVQALKMCVAFLSDKNMRTDEQGMDEVVRDSMSELDNLSAYLQKLRDMTRADDEQTHLSVSTFDLKPVVEKLIRLQHAPEGKHVTFTTGFTDRLLVTADPVHISNIVSNLIENAVKYSGASVHILVDCALHDHRLTIKVTDDGIGIPASEQLRVFDKFYRSSNLPDKALPGIGLGLSYVKLLVEAHRGTVSLTSRVDKGTTIEISIPQ from the coding sequence ATGGAACGGAGAATAAAGATTATATGGGCATTGTCGTTCGCGTCCATGATACTGATTGTGGCAGGGCAGGGGTATTGGTTATGGAATCAATATCAGTACAAGAACGGAGAGTATGAGGAAGAAATTCGTCGGTGTGTAATGGATGCCGTGGCGGCAAACGATTCCGTCCGCCGCATGCAGCCCAAGAAAGTGTTTATCAAGCCCAATGTCTCTTTCTACAATACCAATGTGGATATGCGTGCGGACAGGGACTCTGCGACCGGAAAAGCGAAGGAGTGCTATACGCGTACCTTTATCATCGGTTCCACGTTTGCCGACTCTTTGCGGACGATAAAGAAGATTGCCAAGACCGCTGACGCCGACTTCAACCTTAACATATCGATAGATAGTGTTGTCCATAAAGAGAAAATAGTGATATACGGAGATGATAAAGCCTTGTTCGATATGAGCTTCACTGAGGCGATAAACGCCTATCAGTTGCAAGTGGATGTGCCTTTCACCTTGCAGCGTTTCGATTCGGTGCTGGCTGCGAAATTGGGCGACATGACTTTTGAGACGAAGTTGACGATGAGGCCGGACACCCTCTATCAATGGGCGGAAACGGTAGAAAGGTTGGGCAATGGTTTGCGTCCGGTTCTCCGCATAGTCTATCCTTATAATCCGTTGAAACGCGAGTTGGTGCAGATAGACGTGCGGATTCGGCCTCATACCCTTTTGCTTCGTATGGGCCGGCAGTTACTCGGAAGTCTGTTCCTTATATTCTTGCTGGCCGTCTGCCTGTTGTTGCAGATAAAAACGATTCTGAAACAACGCCGCATCGACGAGTTGCGTAAAAGCTTTGTAAATACGATGATACACGAACTGAAGCGCCCGGTGCAGGCTTTGAAAATGTGTGTGGCTTTTCTCAGCGACAAGAACATGCGTACGGACGAGCAGGGCATGGACGAGGTGGTGCGCGATTCCATGTCCGAACTGGACAATCTTTCGGCCTATCTCCAAAAGCTTCGCGACATGACGCGTGCCGATGATGAACAAACGCACTTGTCGGTAAGTACTTTCGATTTGAAACCGGTTGTGGAAAAGCTGATACGCTTGCAGCATGCTCCCGAGGGCAAGCATGTGACATTTACAACCGGCTTTACGGACCGTCTGCTCGTCACTGCCGACCCGGTGCACATCTCCAACATCGTCAGTAACCTGATAGAAAATGCCGTGAAGTATTCGGGAGCTTCGGTTCATATTCTTGTCGACTGTGCGTTGCACGACCATAGGCTTACGATAAAAGTCACCGACGATGGCATCGGCATCCCCGCGTCCGAGCAACTGCGTGTGTTCGATAAGTTCTATCGCAGCAGTAACCTTCCCGACAAGGCCCTTCCCGGCATCGGTTTGGGATTGAGTTACGTCAAGCTCTTGGTGGAAGCCCATCGGGGCACTGTCTCTCTGACAAGTCGGGTGGACAAGGGCACGACGATAGAAATATCCATACCTCAATAA
- a CDS encoding GLPGLI family protein, producing MKKKASLTAMLTIIALAAHAQFSINIGMGKTFRKDTIDQAVFIVQYEVDGCIDTLKKERFKETMMLEVGKKSSRFYSYTKYVSDSVLAADIANNVSKEVMMEHAKQFGKSRLNEQTYKRYPVGKVTTLNEIAGDISRLRCEETEERPQWTLSADTATILGYVCNKAECFFKGRRWTAWYSPEIPSGEGPWKLFGLPGLILKAEDGDKHYTFTCTGIEQCRSYRPLLFNGKDYEPINRKAYDKIHERYHADPVGFITGSMPNVSVTVQDQQGNKTRNPMNIPYNPLERR from the coding sequence ATGAAAAAGAAAGCTTCACTCACCGCAATGCTGACCATAATAGCATTGGCTGCGCATGCACAATTCAGTATCAACATAGGCATGGGCAAGACCTTCCGAAAGGATACCATAGACCAAGCGGTGTTCATCGTTCAATACGAAGTAGACGGCTGTATAGACACGTTGAAAAAAGAACGCTTCAAAGAAACCATGATGCTGGAAGTAGGAAAGAAATCTTCCAGATTTTATAGCTATACGAAATATGTAAGCGATTCCGTGCTTGCCGCCGATATTGCCAATAACGTCTCCAAAGAAGTCATGATGGAGCATGCCAAACAATTCGGGAAAAGCAGACTTAATGAACAAACATACAAACGGTATCCGGTAGGAAAAGTCACCACGCTGAACGAAATAGCGGGAGACATCAGCAGGCTCCGTTGCGAAGAAACGGAAGAGCGTCCCCAATGGACCCTTTCAGCAGACACGGCCACCATTCTCGGCTATGTATGCAACAAGGCGGAATGCTTCTTCAAGGGAAGAAGATGGACGGCTTGGTATAGCCCGGAAATTCCTTCCGGTGAAGGACCATGGAAACTGTTCGGCCTTCCGGGATTGATATTGAAAGCCGAAGACGGCGATAAGCATTACACCTTCACTTGCACAGGCATAGAGCAATGTCGTTCTTATCGCCCCCTCCTCTTCAACGGGAAAGATTACGAACCCATAAACCGTAAAGCATACGATAAAATCCACGAAAGATACCATGCAGACCCGGTAGGCTTCATCACCGGCAGTATGCCCAACGTCAGTGTCACCGTACAAGACCAGCAAGGCAATAAAACGAGAAATCCGATGAATATACCCTACAATCCACTCGAACGAAGATAA
- a CDS encoding carboxypeptidase regulatory-like domain-containing protein: protein MRKYLPVYLALFSVAAQAQTLNGTVTDAETGQPLEAVVVSVMRDNTTIDYALTDAQGRYALPWKYKDTLQVCASLLGYRREVRRIAAAGILNLSLQSEAIALKEVQIRPGRIHSRKDTVRYDLSQFASSKDVHIKDVLKRLPGVDVEENGQVKYKGKAIDHFLVEGMDVTGGRYNQVNNNLNAKAVKTAEIMENYQSLKTLKGKISSDEVALNLKLDPKARDQWIMNGMLGMGLSNVAEKEETSNENKGILWKGALNALQLGKGRQSLYNYKTNNNGTDLSKEQMQFINNNSANFDNSSFLSQPGISAPLDKKRLLFNHTHTVNGNRMYKWNDEKSLRLQAGYTHDQIEQERSNTLSYYRPGDTIRIDETYHHRLLSDDAYAELHYEDNSPKHYLSNRFRAEGATERSTLQELHQRIQTSQLKADNSFHLLRNKGINTWEVNSAVQYTLLPSSLQVADKKETYRRQSLHTDNSISYLRKHNDFTQQYRAGVQGEWGRLSQSSGYPTDISNLSIYITPSFQLERGKWQGNLTLPFRGKRFFSQKENYLLYAPSIYLRYQIDYHWKLTFFSSLTRSAGNGTDLYRPIYRTDYRTWHNNETTPVSLSQNYRLYGEYKNTAQEFFITASLYYQHAWKNALYGQSISQDSIIHTLHDLPNRTEYWSFTGTLSKGFYDWHLKTSLNFSLNRNTGKQLTNKLLQTYRYDYLRIEPKIIWQPTPNLEAEYHATVGYGGSKIGNGTHLTPLLNFVQRLYLTMSFGKFELRLSGEHYRNDLNSNTHLSTVFADASLVYKTAKWRLEANFNNLLNKKGYAYTLYSATQSSTSRLNIRPREIMITASHQF, encoded by the coding sequence ATGAGGAAGTACTTACCGGTATATCTTGCCTTGTTTTCAGTAGCCGCACAAGCCCAAACCCTCAACGGTACAGTGACAGATGCCGAAACCGGTCAACCGTTGGAAGCTGTTGTAGTCAGCGTCATGCGCGACAACACGACGATAGACTATGCACTGACCGATGCCCAAGGTCGATATGCCTTGCCGTGGAAGTATAAAGATACATTGCAAGTCTGTGCTTCCTTATTGGGATATAGGAGAGAAGTCCGCCGGATAGCGGCAGCCGGAATACTGAACCTTTCCTTGCAATCCGAAGCCATTGCCCTGAAAGAAGTGCAAATACGCCCCGGACGAATCCATAGCCGCAAAGATACGGTACGCTATGACCTCTCGCAGTTTGCATCTTCCAAAGACGTGCACATTAAAGATGTATTGAAGCGGTTGCCCGGAGTGGACGTAGAAGAAAACGGGCAAGTAAAGTACAAAGGCAAAGCCATCGACCACTTTCTGGTAGAAGGCATGGATGTGACGGGCGGACGCTATAACCAAGTGAACAATAACCTGAACGCCAAAGCTGTAAAGACTGCGGAAATCATGGAAAACTACCAGTCCTTAAAAACATTAAAGGGCAAAATAAGTTCCGATGAAGTGGCTCTGAACCTGAAGCTCGACCCGAAAGCCCGCGACCAGTGGATAATGAATGGCATGTTAGGAATGGGGCTGAGCAATGTCGCCGAAAAGGAAGAGACCTCCAATGAGAATAAAGGCATCCTTTGGAAGGGCGCCCTCAATGCTTTGCAGTTAGGCAAGGGCAGGCAAAGCCTGTACAACTATAAGACAAACAACAATGGCACCGACCTGAGCAAAGAGCAAATGCAGTTTATAAACAATAACAGTGCCAATTTCGATAACTCCTCTTTCCTCTCGCAACCCGGCATCAGTGCACCGCTCGATAAGAAACGCCTACTCTTCAACCACACGCACACTGTCAACGGCAATCGCATGTACAAATGGAACGACGAGAAAAGTCTCCGCTTGCAAGCAGGATATACGCACGACCAAATCGAACAGGAACGGAGCAACACACTGTCCTACTATCGGCCCGGAGATACCATCCGCATAGACGAGACGTATCACCATCGCCTGCTGAGCGACGATGCTTATGCAGAGCTTCATTATGAGGACAACAGCCCAAAGCACTATCTGAGTAACCGATTCAGGGCAGAGGGAGCAACAGAACGGAGCACTCTGCAAGAATTACACCAGAGAATACAGACCTCGCAACTGAAAGCCGACAACAGTTTCCACTTACTCCGCAATAAAGGAATAAATACGTGGGAGGTCAATTCCGCAGTGCAATATACTCTTCTTCCCTCATCTCTGCAAGTGGCAGACAAGAAAGAAACGTATCGCCGGCAAAGCCTCCATACGGACAACAGCATAAGCTATCTACGCAAGCATAATGACTTCACGCAGCAATATCGGGCAGGGGTGCAAGGAGAATGGGGCAGGCTCTCACAAAGTTCCGGTTACCCGACCGACATCTCCAATCTTTCCATTTATATCACCCCTTCTTTCCAGTTGGAACGAGGCAAATGGCAAGGTAACCTCACGCTTCCTTTCCGAGGAAAAAGATTCTTCAGCCAAAAGGAAAACTATCTCCTGTATGCCCCTTCCATCTATCTCCGTTATCAGATAGACTATCACTGGAAACTGACTTTCTTCAGCAGCCTGACCCGTTCTGCCGGAAATGGAACCGATCTTTATCGTCCCATTTACCGGACTGATTACAGGACTTGGCACAACAACGAAACAACTCCCGTCAGCCTCAGCCAAAACTACCGGCTATACGGAGAATACAAAAATACCGCACAAGAATTTTTCATAACCGCTTCCCTCTATTATCAGCACGCGTGGAAGAATGCGCTCTACGGACAAAGCATTTCGCAAGACTCCATTATCCACACACTTCACGATTTGCCCAACAGGACAGAATACTGGTCATTTACAGGCACACTCTCCAAAGGTTTTTATGACTGGCATCTGAAAACGTCGTTGAACTTCTCGCTGAACCGCAACACGGGGAAGCAGCTCACCAACAAGTTGCTGCAAACATACCGGTACGACTATCTGAGAATAGAACCGAAAATAATCTGGCAACCTACCCCTAATCTGGAAGCCGAATATCATGCTACCGTCGGCTACGGCGGCAGCAAGATAGGCAATGGCACCCACCTCACTCCACTACTGAACTTCGTGCAACGCTTGTATCTCACCATGAGCTTCGGCAAGTTCGAACTCCGCCTTTCGGGAGAACACTATCGGAATGACTTAAACAGCAACACACATCTCAGCACAGTGTTTGCAGACGCGTCGCTCGTCTATAAAACTGCAAAATGGAGACTGGAAGCCAACTTTAACAATCTCTTAAACAAGAAAGGATATGCCTATACACTCTATTCGGCCACGCAAAGCAGCACTTCACGTCTGAATATCCGTCCGAGAGAGATCATGATAACGGCAAGTCATCAGTTCTGA
- a CDS encoding response regulator transcription factor translates to MKSLKILFADDDLKYSMLLKRFLEKEGYEVTYAGNGNIALEQFVRVKPDLVLLDINMPGLNGFEVAERIRETDKHVLIFFLSDRSDKADRLQGFQLKANDYLAKPFYPEELMARIRERFAVQLSGVVEDETYSFGNSVFNYSTNEIRTGNNKVLVTSRQADILRLLVLNRNTSVSRDRLLELVWGNSSYANSLALNVQISYLRKALKNDPTVKIESLMKKGYVFVVMGV, encoded by the coding sequence ATGAAATCCCTGAAGATACTTTTTGCCGACGATGATTTGAAGTACTCCATGCTGCTGAAACGTTTCCTCGAAAAAGAAGGTTACGAGGTGACTTATGCCGGTAACGGCAACATCGCCCTTGAGCAGTTTGTCCGTGTCAAGCCCGATTTGGTGTTGCTCGATATCAATATGCCCGGCCTTAACGGTTTTGAAGTGGCCGAACGAATTCGGGAAACGGATAAGCACGTCCTTATTTTCTTTCTCTCCGACCGTAGCGACAAGGCGGACCGTCTGCAAGGTTTTCAACTGAAGGCAAACGATTATCTGGCCAAGCCTTTCTATCCCGAAGAGTTGATGGCACGCATCCGCGAGCGCTTCGCTGTGCAACTGTCCGGTGTTGTGGAAGACGAGACCTACTCCTTCGGCAATTCCGTATTTAATTACAGCACCAACGAGATACGCACCGGAAACAACAAGGTGCTGGTCACTTCCCGCCAGGCAGACATCCTCCGCCTGCTTGTCTTGAATCGTAACACTTCCGTCAGTCGCGACAGACTGCTGGAACTTGTGTGGGGCAACAGTTCTTATGCTAATTCCCTTGCTCTGAATGTTCAGATTTCCTATCTGCGAAAGGCTTTGAAAAACGACCCGACTGTAAAGATTGAGTCGCTGATGAAGAAAGGGTATGTATTTGTCGTTATGGGAGTGTGA